In one Achromobacter spanius genomic region, the following are encoded:
- the asnB gene encoding asparagine synthase (glutamine-hydrolyzing), whose translation MCGIVGIWGPIGNKERVLAESCRRIRHRGPDSNGFWEDPEADVALGHVRLAILDLTEAGHQPMTSACGRYVMVFNGEIYNHLDIRQQLEKSGLAPSWRGHSDTETLLAGFTALGIEATLQAAVGMFAIALWDRASRKLTLARDRMGEKPLYYGFSGAELVFASELKGLMPIPGFGRELNRNALASFMRHNYIPAPQSIYQGINKLPPGTWIEFTADDARSRRMPEPRVYWSAREAADSAARSPLTFGSDDEAAQALESVLSKAVGGQMLSDVSLGAFLSGGIDSSTIVALMQAQSAKPVRTFAIGFHEKGYDEAQHAKAVATHLGTDHTELYVTADDALAVVPSLADMYDEPFADSSQIPTSLVTKMARQHVTVALSGDGGDELFGGYSRYFRVNNWWQQCERVPAMLRKPAGALLSATTHLPGRGAWRGKVGKLGELLRTDTRGDFYRHFVSYWADPTQVVKGGVEPVSEFARAMQGSTFEAMMKLDTITYLPDDILVKVDRAAMAVSLETRVPLIDHRVYEFAWSLPHQYKVRGNTGKWLLRQVLHRHVPQALVDRPKRGFAVPLAAWLRGPLREWADALLDPARLRQEGWFEPEPILRKWREHTSGHRNWDSHLWGVLMMQAWLDRYRAAPDQGGTIGSR comes from the coding sequence ATGTGTGGAATAGTCGGAATTTGGGGCCCCATCGGGAACAAGGAGCGCGTGCTGGCCGAAAGCTGCCGCCGCATCCGCCATCGCGGACCAGACAGCAACGGCTTCTGGGAAGACCCGGAAGCCGACGTGGCGCTGGGCCACGTGCGCCTGGCCATCCTGGACCTGACCGAAGCCGGCCACCAGCCCATGACGTCCGCTTGCGGCCGCTATGTGATGGTGTTCAACGGCGAGATCTACAACCACCTGGACATCCGCCAGCAGCTTGAAAAATCAGGGCTGGCGCCGTCCTGGCGGGGTCATTCCGATACCGAAACGCTGCTGGCCGGTTTCACTGCCCTGGGCATCGAAGCCACCTTGCAGGCCGCGGTCGGCATGTTCGCCATTGCGCTGTGGGATCGCGCGTCGCGCAAGCTGACGCTGGCGCGCGACCGCATGGGCGAAAAGCCGCTGTACTACGGCTTTTCGGGCGCCGAGCTGGTGTTTGCATCCGAGTTGAAGGGGCTGATGCCCATCCCGGGATTTGGCCGCGAGCTGAACCGCAATGCGCTGGCGTCTTTCATGCGCCACAACTACATTCCGGCGCCGCAATCCATCTATCAGGGCATCAACAAGTTGCCGCCGGGCACCTGGATTGAATTCACCGCCGACGACGCCCGCAGCCGCCGCATGCCGGAACCGCGCGTGTATTGGTCCGCCCGCGAAGCCGCTGATAGCGCGGCCCGGTCGCCGTTGACCTTCGGCTCCGACGACGAGGCTGCCCAGGCGCTGGAAAGCGTGCTGTCCAAGGCAGTGGGTGGCCAGATGCTGTCCGACGTCAGCCTGGGCGCCTTCCTGTCAGGCGGCATTGATTCGTCCACCATCGTGGCGCTGATGCAGGCGCAAAGCGCCAAGCCGGTGCGCACCTTCGCCATCGGTTTCCACGAGAAAGGCTACGACGAGGCGCAACACGCCAAGGCCGTCGCCACGCATCTGGGCACGGATCACACCGAACTCTACGTCACCGCGGACGACGCGTTGGCGGTGGTGCCGTCGCTGGCCGATATGTACGACGAACCGTTTGCCGATTCGTCGCAGATTCCCACGTCGCTCGTCACCAAGATGGCGCGCCAGCACGTCACCGTGGCCTTGTCGGGCGACGGCGGCGATGAACTCTTCGGCGGCTATTCGCGTTATTTCCGCGTGAACAACTGGTGGCAGCAATGCGAGCGCGTGCCCGCCATGCTGCGCAAGCCGGCTGGCGCGCTGCTTTCCGCGACCACCCATCTTCCCGGACGTGGCGCGTGGCGCGGCAAGGTCGGCAAGCTGGGCGAGCTGTTGCGCACGGATACGCGTGGCGACTTCTACCGCCACTTCGTGTCGTACTGGGCCGACCCCACGCAAGTCGTCAAGGGCGGCGTGGAACCGGTGTCGGAATTCGCGCGCGCCATGCAGGGCTCGACCTTCGAAGCCATGATGAAGCTGGACACGATTACCTATCTGCCCGACGACATCCTGGTCAAGGTGGACCGCGCCGCGATGGCGGTGAGTCTGGAGACGCGCGTGCCGCTGATCGACCATCGTGTCTATGAATTCGCCTGGAGCCTGCCGCATCAGTACAAGGTGCGCGGCAATACCGGTAAATGGCTGCTGCGCCAGGTGCTGCATCGGCATGTGCCGCAGGCGCTGGTGGACCGCCCCAAGCGCGGCTTCGCCGTGCCGCTGGCCGCGTGGCTGCGCGGGCCGCTGCGCGAATGGGCCGATGCGTTGCTGGACCCCGCGCGGCTGCGCCAGGAAGGTTGGTTCGAACCCGAACCCATTCTGCGCAAATGGCGCGAACACACCTCGGGCCATCGAAATTGGGACAGCCACCTGTGGGGCGTCTTGATGATGCAAGCCTGGTTGGACCGCTATCGCGCCGCGCCGGATCAAGGGGGAACTATTGGGAGTCGTTGA
- a CDS encoding glycosyltransferase family 4 protein, translated as MNVPALRVLHVITGLGQGGAESVLLRLATYPEAGVSHTVVSLTDEGIYGERLRAAGVAVHALGMKRGRVSPSGFLTLRRLIATQRPDVVQTWMYHADLIGGLAARLAGVRAIAWGIRNSGAHLERSSRSARLVLRACAWLSGRVPRAIVCAAQNAAERHADRGYRRDRMVVIPNGYDLSRYAPDAQARTRVRAQWGLSEDAPVIGSVARWDPLKDHANLLRAVAALVRDGRDGGLRCVLVGRGMTADNAELAALINKLNLRDRLILAGPSDDVPAVMNGLDVHVLSSCAEGFPNVVAEAMACGVYCVVTNVGDAAYIVGDTGLIVPPEQAEALARGIETALCDVAARGHGRAGEAGRARVFENFDLARMVQRYIAVWRDIAGGQA; from the coding sequence ATGAACGTCCCGGCATTGCGCGTCCTGCACGTTATTACCGGCCTGGGGCAGGGTGGCGCGGAATCCGTGTTGCTGCGCTTGGCCACCTACCCGGAGGCCGGCGTGTCGCACACCGTGGTGTCGCTGACCGATGAAGGCATCTACGGCGAGCGCCTGCGCGCGGCGGGCGTGGCGGTGCATGCCTTGGGCATGAAGCGCGGGCGTGTCAGCCCAAGCGGCTTTTTGACGCTGCGCCGGCTGATCGCCACCCAGCGCCCCGACGTGGTGCAGACGTGGATGTATCACGCGGACCTGATCGGCGGCCTGGCCGCGCGGCTGGCCGGCGTGCGTGCCATCGCCTGGGGTATCCGCAATTCCGGTGCGCACCTTGAACGCAGCAGCCGGTCGGCGCGCCTGGTTTTGCGGGCTTGCGCATGGCTGTCCGGCCGCGTGCCGCGTGCCATCGTTTGCGCCGCCCAGAACGCGGCCGAACGGCATGCCGACAGAGGCTACCGGCGCGACCGCATGGTGGTGATTCCTAACGGCTACGATCTGTCGCGCTATGCGCCCGATGCGCAAGCGCGCACGCGCGTGCGCGCGCAATGGGGCTTGTCGGAAGACGCGCCCGTGATCGGCAGCGTGGCCCGGTGGGACCCGCTGAAAGACCACGCCAACCTGCTGCGCGCCGTGGCCGCGCTGGTGCGCGATGGCCGCGACGGCGGCTTGCGCTGCGTGCTGGTCGGGCGCGGCATGACGGCCGACAACGCCGAGCTTGCCGCCTTGATCAACAAGCTGAACCTGCGCGACCGCCTGATTCTTGCCGGCCCCAGCGACGACGTGCCGGCGGTGATGAACGGCTTGGACGTGCATGTGCTGTCCAGCTGCGCCGAGGGCTTTCCCAACGTGGTGGCCGAGGCCATGGCCTGCGGCGTTTACTGCGTGGTGACGAACGTGGGCGACGCCGCCTATATCGTTGGCGATACCGGCCTCATCGTGCCGCCCGAGCAAGCCGAGGCGCTGGCGCGCGGCATCGAGACTGCCTTGTGCGACGTGGCTGCGCGCGGCCACGGGCGCGCGGGCGAGGCAGGGCGCGCGCGCGTGTTTGAAAACTTTGATCTGGCGCGCATGGTGCAGCGCTACATCGCCGTATGGCGCGATATTGCGGGAGGCCAGGCATGA
- a CDS encoding glycosyltransferase family 4 protein, translating into MKILMLVSSMHAGGAERVAATLVNAWAERGDTVTLTPTYSSKGTCFYPVSDKVTLAWLADIAGTRASGGMAAFKRLMALRKHIRDTKPDVVVSFLTNVNVAAILATRGLGVPLIVCERTNPVAETTTGTVWRRLRRLLYPRADMVTVQAEDTAGPFSRQVPGIKRLAVIPNPLPAPLLDAPRVAQREDDGPRELLAMGRLVPDKQFDLLIDVFAQLAPSHPDWNLRIWGEGPERAALEAQVEKLGLQARISLPGRTEAPWEELARGQAFVLSSLVEGFPNVLLEAMSLGLPCVAFDCPSGPREMTRDGQDALLVPAGDRNALQEALQRVMSDLLLRRQLGVRAATAVRQRYALATVLSEWDELFEAVREER; encoded by the coding sequence ATGAAAATTTTGATGCTGGTCAGTTCCATGCACGCGGGCGGCGCCGAACGGGTGGCCGCGACGCTGGTCAACGCATGGGCCGAACGCGGCGACACCGTCACGTTGACGCCTACCTATTCGTCCAAGGGCACCTGCTTCTATCCCGTGTCGGACAAGGTCACACTCGCCTGGCTGGCCGATATCGCCGGCACGCGGGCGTCGGGCGGCATGGCCGCGTTCAAGCGCCTGATGGCCTTGCGCAAGCATATCCGCGACACCAAGCCCGATGTGGTCGTGTCGTTCCTGACCAACGTCAACGTGGCCGCCATCCTCGCCACGCGGGGCCTGGGCGTGCCGCTTATCGTTTGCGAACGCACCAACCCCGTGGCCGAAACCACCACCGGCACGGTGTGGCGCAGGCTGCGCCGCCTGCTGTATCCGCGCGCCGATATGGTTACCGTGCAGGCCGAAGACACCGCTGGTCCCTTTTCGCGCCAGGTGCCGGGCATCAAGCGCCTGGCCGTCATTCCCAACCCCTTGCCCGCGCCCTTGCTCGACGCGCCGCGCGTGGCTCAGCGTGAAGACGATGGCCCGCGTGAATTGTTGGCGATGGGCCGGCTGGTGCCTGACAAGCAGTTTGATCTGTTGATCGACGTGTTCGCGCAATTGGCGCCGTCGCACCCCGACTGGAACCTACGTATCTGGGGCGAAGGCCCCGAGCGCGCGGCTCTGGAAGCGCAGGTGGAAAAACTGGGCCTGCAAGCACGCATCAGCCTGCCGGGCCGCACCGAAGCGCCCTGGGAAGAACTGGCGCGCGGCCAGGCGTTCGTGCTGAGCTCGCTGGTGGAAGGCTTTCCGAATGTCTTGTTGGAAGCCATGTCGTTGGGCCTGCCTTGCGTGGCTTTCGACTGCCCCAGCGGCCCACGCGAAATGACGCGCGACGGCCAGGATGCGCTGCTGGTGCCCGCGGGCGACCGCAACGCCTTGCAAGAGGCCTTGCAGCGCGTGATGAGCGACCTGCTGCTGCGTCGGCAGTTGGGCGTGCGCGCCGCCACCGCTGTGCGCCAGCGCTACGCCCTGGCCACTGTGCTGTCGGAATGGGACGAGCTGTTCGAAGCGGTGCGGGAGGAGCGATGA
- the pgi gene encoding glucose-6-phosphate isomerase: MSLPNSPAWQQFTAAAKAAPLRGEQLRVINAPGLRLDLSTQAHSPALHAASEALLAQQQFDAARATLFDGGHANWTEGRAAWHTALRAAEPPAPVASAVQAERDRLREFVREADRSDRYGYVLHLGIGGSDWGPRLVTRALRHGGARREVRFASNVDSHSVADAMSRLDPHDTLVIVASKSFTTTEPLANAEVAMNWLRDAGVADPIKQVVAITANVEAALNLGILPDHIFQIWDWVGGRYSLWSAIGLPIALALGNDAFDQLLAGAAAMDDHFRTAPNAENAPLQMALAGVVNRSVLGYDSLVIAPYDSRLVHLVPWAQQLEMESLGKIATADGSPVGLPTGPAVWGMSGTDCQHTFFQWLHQDVMGAPVDFILCEQPNHAYARHHELLIANCLAQRSALLRGKSFDDALAETSATESDPARARMLAKHRVHPGGRPSSLIVLPRLEAYTLGALLAMYEHKVFAQGVIWGINPFDQWGVEFGKALAKHIMRELDSPQTSQQDPSTRFWIDAIARGR, from the coding sequence ATGTCGCTACCGAACAGCCCAGCCTGGCAACAATTCACCGCGGCGGCCAAAGCCGCTCCCTTGCGCGGCGAGCAACTCAGGGTGATCAATGCGCCGGGCCTACGCCTGGATCTAAGCACCCAGGCGCACTCGCCCGCCTTGCACGCAGCGTCTGAAGCGCTGCTGGCTCAGCAGCAGTTTGACGCCGCCCGCGCCACGCTGTTTGACGGCGGCCACGCCAACTGGACCGAAGGACGCGCCGCCTGGCACACCGCCTTGCGCGCGGCCGAGCCCCCCGCCCCGGTTGCCAGCGCCGTGCAGGCCGAACGGGATCGCTTGCGCGAATTCGTGCGCGAGGCCGACCGCAGCGACCGCTACGGCTACGTGCTGCACCTGGGCATCGGCGGCAGCGATTGGGGGCCGCGCCTGGTGACACGTGCGCTGCGCCATGGCGGCGCGCGACGCGAAGTGCGGTTTGCATCGAACGTGGATTCGCACTCCGTCGCCGACGCCATGAGCCGGCTGGATCCGCACGACACGCTGGTCATCGTCGCGTCCAAATCGTTCACCACGACCGAACCGCTGGCCAATGCGGAAGTGGCCATGAACTGGCTGCGCGACGCCGGCGTGGCCGACCCCATCAAGCAGGTGGTGGCAATTACCGCCAACGTGGAAGCCGCGCTCAACCTGGGCATCCTGCCCGACCACATCTTCCAGATCTGGGACTGGGTCGGCGGCCGGTATTCGCTATGGTCCGCCATCGGCCTGCCCATCGCGCTGGCCTTGGGCAACGACGCATTTGATCAACTGCTGGCCGGCGCCGCGGCCATGGACGACCATTTCCGCACCGCGCCCAACGCGGAAAACGCGCCGCTGCAAATGGCGCTGGCCGGCGTGGTCAACCGCAGCGTGCTGGGTTATGACTCGCTGGTGATTGCCCCCTACGACTCCCGGCTGGTTCACCTTGTGCCGTGGGCCCAGCAGTTGGAAATGGAATCGCTGGGCAAGATTGCCACGGCGGACGGCAGCCCCGTCGGCTTGCCGACCGGCCCCGCCGTCTGGGGCATGTCCGGCACCGACTGCCAGCACACCTTCTTTCAATGGCTGCATCAGGACGTCATGGGCGCGCCCGTGGATTTCATTCTTTGCGAGCAGCCCAACCACGCCTATGCGCGCCACCATGAACTGCTGATCGCCAACTGCCTGGCGCAGCGTTCGGCGCTGCTGCGCGGCAAATCCTTTGACGACGCACTGGCCGAAACCTCGGCCACGGAAAGCGATCCGGCGCGCGCGCGGATGCTTGCAAAGCACCGGGTTCACCCGGGCGGCCGTCCGTCATCGCTGATCGTGCTGCCGCGCCTGGAAGCCTATACCCTGGGTGCGCTGCTGGCCATGTACGAACACAAAGTATTCGCGCAAGGCGTGATCTGGGGCATCAACCCGTTTGACCAATGGGGCGTGGAATTCGGCAAGGCGCTGGCCAAGCACATCATGCGCGAACTGGATTCGCCGCAGACCAGCCAGCAAGATCCCTCCACCCGCTTCTGGATCGACGCGATCGCGCGCGGGCGCTAG
- a CDS encoding phosphomannomutase/phosphoglucomutase, whose amino-acid sequence MGNNNTQFPASVFKAYDIRGTVPDLIDATFARALGVALAARARDEGVQTLVVGRDGRLSSEMLSDALQEGMQEGGVDTLDVGMVPTPLVYFAANIMQTGSGVAITGSHNPPKYNGFKMMMGGRALYGEEVQALGTAMNGASPAPAERPGVRRQLDLIAAYIARVASGVKLARPMKIAIDCGNGVAGAVAPQLFRALGCEVTELFCEVDGTFPNHHPDPAEPKNLQDLIKCVAETDCELGLAFDGDGDRLGVVTKSGQIIWPDRQLVLFARDVLDRNPGATIIYDVKCSRHVGLSVQAAGGVPLMWKTGHSLVKAKLAETGAPLAGEMSGHIFFKERWYGFDDGLYTGARLLEIVSREADACAPLEALPQDVSTPELKLEMEEGQPFTLVKALQDQGQFADAKRVITIDGVRAEYADGFGLARPSNTTPVVVLRFEAENAEALQRIQADFRRELGKLAPEAKLPF is encoded by the coding sequence GTGGGTAACAACAACACGCAATTTCCCGCTTCTGTCTTCAAGGCTTATGACATTCGCGGCACGGTGCCGGACCTGATCGACGCGACGTTCGCGCGCGCCTTGGGCGTGGCATTGGCCGCGCGCGCGCGCGACGAAGGCGTGCAGACCCTGGTTGTGGGCCGCGACGGCCGCCTGAGCAGTGAAATGCTGTCCGACGCCTTGCAGGAAGGCATGCAGGAAGGCGGCGTAGACACGCTGGACGTCGGCATGGTGCCCACGCCCCTGGTGTACTTCGCCGCGAACATCATGCAGACCGGCTCCGGCGTGGCCATCACCGGCAGCCACAACCCACCCAAGTACAACGGCTTCAAGATGATGATGGGCGGCCGCGCCCTGTATGGCGAAGAGGTACAGGCTTTGGGCACCGCCATGAACGGCGCGAGCCCGGCCCCGGCCGAACGCCCCGGTGTGCGCCGCCAACTGGACCTGATCGCCGCCTATATCGCGCGCGTGGCCTCCGGCGTGAAGCTGGCCCGCCCCATGAAAATCGCGATCGACTGCGGCAACGGCGTGGCCGGCGCGGTGGCCCCGCAGCTGTTCCGCGCACTGGGCTGCGAAGTGACCGAACTGTTCTGCGAAGTGGACGGCACCTTCCCCAACCATCACCCGGATCCCGCCGAACCCAAGAACCTGCAAGACCTGATCAAGTGCGTGGCCGAGACCGACTGCGAACTGGGCCTGGCCTTCGACGGCGACGGCGACCGCCTGGGCGTGGTCACGAAATCGGGCCAGATCATCTGGCCCGACCGCCAACTGGTGCTGTTCGCCCGCGATGTGCTGGACCGCAACCCCGGCGCCACCATCATCTACGACGTCAAGTGCAGCCGCCACGTGGGCCTGTCCGTGCAAGCTGCTGGCGGCGTGCCGCTGATGTGGAAAACCGGCCATTCGCTGGTCAAGGCCAAGCTGGCCGAAACCGGCGCGCCGCTGGCCGGCGAAATGAGCGGCCACATTTTCTTCAAGGAACGCTGGTACGGCTTTGACGATGGCCTGTACACCGGCGCGCGCCTGCTGGAAATCGTGTCGCGCGAAGCCGACGCCTGCGCGCCCCTGGAGGCCCTGCCGCAAGACGTTTCCACGCCGGAACTGAAGCTGGAAATGGAAGAAGGCCAGCCGTTCACGCTGGTGAAGGCCTTGCAGGACCAAGGACAGTTCGCCGACGCCAAACGCGTCATCACCATCGACGGCGTGCGCGCCGAATACGCCGACGGCTTCGGCCTGGCCCGCCCGTCGAACACCACACCCGTCGTGGTGCTGCGCTTTGAGGCCGAGAACGCCGAGGCACTGCAACGCATCCAGGCCGACTTCCGCCGCGAATTGGGCAAGCTTGCGCCAGAAGCCAAATTGCCGTTCTGA
- a CDS encoding BPTD_3102 family carboxylase-like protein: protein MGAKVSTVMSSGRATSRRGPPTDYAGPGAGQERRLDIHVFVSEAGEMVAGRAWERCVWREARVLIAECPAPHLPPSIEAALRGVATEVARDRGWKGTGAVAFSLDDRSGVFRVISANVQPHAGAIAASPDAIGAHALEMRIDGCVDRRLPCTRLLVYGATRGEALRRAYRALSEMPGPAGIDRAFLMNRIASRAYCSGLTGTRLDQAVG, encoded by the coding sequence ATGGGTGCCAAAGTTTCCACTGTGATGTCATCGGGGCGCGCCACCAGCCGGCGCGGTCCTCCCACGGACTACGCCGGGCCGGGCGCTGGCCAGGAACGCCGGCTTGATATCCATGTATTCGTGTCCGAGGCGGGCGAAATGGTCGCGGGCCGTGCCTGGGAACGCTGCGTCTGGCGCGAGGCCCGCGTGCTGATCGCCGAATGCCCCGCCCCGCATCTGCCGCCTTCCATCGAGGCAGCCTTGCGTGGCGTCGCCACCGAGGTCGCACGCGACCGTGGCTGGAAGGGTACCGGGGCCGTGGCCTTTTCCCTGGACGACCGCAGCGGCGTATTCCGCGTGATCAGCGCCAACGTGCAGCCGCATGCCGGCGCCATCGCGGCCAGCCCCGACGCCATCGGCGCCCACGCCTTGGAAATGCGTATCGACGGCTGCGTTGACCGCCGCCTGCCCTGCACCCGGCTGCTGGTGTACGGCGCCACGCGCGGCGAAGCATTGCGCCGTGCCTACCGCGCGTTGTCTGAAATGCCCGGCCCGGCCGGTATCGACCGCGCTTTCCTGATGAACCGCATCGCCTCGCGCGCGTACTGCTCGGGCCTGACCGGCACCCGGCTCGACCAGGCCGTGGGCTAG
- a CDS encoding glycosyltransferase family 4 protein gives MSRRLMFVVNNPAFFMSHRVPVALAAQQAGYDVHVATMDGPAVADIQALGMTHHAIPMTRSGKHPLQELGTLLALLRLFRRVRPDVVHLVTIKPVLYGGIAARLARVPGMVAAISGLGFVFLSNSLKMRLVRAVVARLYRLALGHPNSRVIFQNANDRDLLKSLGAVRDEQVVMIRGAGVDLDAYRASPEPPSPPVVVTMVARLLRDKGVREFVEAATILRARGVPVVMQLVGGLDAGNPASATQQEVDAWQRDGAVQALGERSDIAELYAASHVAVLPSYREGLPKSLIEAAACGRAVVTTDVPGCRDAIEPGQTGLLVPVRDAQALADAIARLVEDAALRQALGAAGRALAEREFDIGRVARIHVELYDALSG, from the coding sequence ATGAGCCGCCGCCTGATGTTCGTGGTCAACAACCCGGCCTTCTTCATGTCGCATCGCGTGCCGGTGGCGCTGGCCGCGCAACAGGCGGGTTACGACGTGCATGTGGCCACGATGGATGGTCCCGCCGTGGCCGACATCCAGGCGCTGGGCATGACGCATCACGCCATTCCCATGACGCGCAGTGGCAAACATCCTTTGCAGGAACTGGGCACATTGCTGGCGTTGCTGCGCCTGTTTCGTCGCGTGCGTCCCGATGTGGTCCATCTGGTCACGATCAAGCCCGTGCTGTATGGCGGCATTGCCGCGCGCCTGGCCCGCGTGCCCGGCATGGTGGCGGCGATTTCCGGCCTGGGCTTCGTGTTCCTGTCGAATTCCCTGAAGATGCGATTGGTGCGCGCCGTGGTGGCGCGCCTGTATCGCTTGGCGCTGGGTCACCCCAACAGCCGCGTGATTTTCCAGAACGCCAATGACCGCGACCTGCTCAAGTCACTGGGTGCGGTGCGCGACGAGCAGGTCGTCATGATTCGCGGCGCGGGGGTGGACCTGGATGCCTACCGCGCGTCGCCCGAGCCGCCTTCACCGCCCGTCGTGGTCACCATGGTGGCGCGCCTGTTGCGCGATAAGGGCGTGCGCGAATTCGTCGAGGCAGCCACTATCCTGCGCGCGCGTGGTGTGCCGGTGGTCATGCAATTGGTGGGTGGGCTGGACGCGGGCAACCCCGCGTCGGCCACGCAGCAAGAGGTGGATGCCTGGCAACGTGACGGCGCCGTCCAGGCGCTGGGTGAACGGTCGGACATTGCCGAGCTGTATGCGGCCAGCCATGTCGCCGTATTGCCTTCCTACCGCGAGGGTTTGCCGAAATCGTTGATCGAGGCGGCGGCATGCGGGCGGGCGGTGGTGACGACCGACGTGCCGGGCTGCCGCGACGCCATCGAACCGGGCCAAACCGGGCTGCTGGTGCCGGTGCGTGACGCTCAGGCGCTGGCGGACGCCATCGCGCGGCTGGTCGAAGATGCCGCCTTGCGCCAGGCCCTGGGCGCGGCGGGCCGTGCGCTGGCTGAGCGCGAATTCGACATCGGGCGGGTTGCCCGCATCCATGTCGAACTCTACGACGCGCTGAGCGGCTGA
- a CDS encoding glycosyltransferase family 4 protein: MSDADSGRALRVLLFIHSLHGGGAERVAADLSAHWADMGREVMVVTQASADGDVYALHPKVRREVLHTAGEGGGLRGLWSNVQRVRALRRVVKEFRPDIVLGMMTTASVLSVLACTGIPCRVIATEHTHPPSQTLSGLWQRLRRITYPRAARVVALTRGTADWIEQHVPGSRLAVIPNPVHWPLPRAEPLLVPTTTDGRKRLLAVGRLHADKGFDLLIQAFAALAPSHPDWDLVILGEGHERGALQAQVDQAGLASRISMPGRAGNVGDWYDSADLYVLTSRFEGLSNTLLESMASGLAAVSFDCDTGPREIVRDGIDGVLVRPNGDVPALCKALSDVMENDARRQRMAQAATDVRDRFSAARVLQQWQELFDDARKPGR, encoded by the coding sequence ATGTCCGACGCCGACTCCGGCCGCGCATTGCGCGTGCTGCTGTTCATCCATTCACTGCATGGCGGTGGCGCTGAGCGCGTTGCCGCCGACCTGAGCGCGCACTGGGCCGACATGGGCCGCGAGGTCATGGTGGTGACGCAGGCCAGCGCGGACGGCGACGTCTACGCGCTGCATCCCAAGGTGCGCCGCGAAGTCCTGCATACGGCGGGCGAGGGCGGCGGCTTGCGCGGCCTCTGGAGCAACGTGCAGCGCGTGCGGGCGCTGCGTCGCGTGGTCAAGGAATTCCGCCCCGACATCGTGCTGGGCATGATGACCACGGCGTCGGTGCTGTCGGTGCTGGCGTGCACGGGCATTCCTTGCCGGGTGATCGCCACGGAGCACACGCATCCGCCGTCGCAGACGCTGTCCGGCCTGTGGCAGCGCCTGCGCCGCATCACCTACCCGCGCGCGGCGCGAGTCGTTGCGCTGACCCGTGGCACGGCCGACTGGATCGAACAGCACGTGCCGGGCTCGCGCCTGGCCGTCATCCCCAACCCGGTGCATTGGCCCTTGCCGCGCGCCGAGCCCCTGTTGGTTCCCACCACGACCGACGGCCGCAAGCGCCTGCTGGCGGTTGGCCGGTTGCACGCGGACAAGGGGTTTGATCTGCTGATCCAGGCGTTTGCCGCGCTGGCCCCATCGCATCCGGATTGGGATCTGGTTATTCTGGGCGAAGGCCATGAACGCGGCGCGCTGCAAGCGCAAGTCGACCAGGCCGGCCTGGCCTCGCGCATCTCGATGCCCGGCCGCGCCGGCAACGTGGGCGACTGGTACGACAGCGCAGACCTGTATGTGCTGACCTCGCGCTTTGAAGGGCTGTCCAATACCTTGCTTGAATCCATGGCCAGCGGTCTGGCCGCCGTCTCGTTCGATTGCGATACCGGACCGCGCGAGATCGTGCGCGATGGCATCGACGGCGTGCTGGTGCGGCCCAATGGCGATGTACCGGCCTTGTGCAAGGCGCTGTCCGATGTGATGGAAAACGACGCAAGGCGCCAGCGGATGGCGCAAGCGGCAACCGATGTGCGCGACCGTTTTTCCGCCGCGCGCGTGTTGCAGCAATGGCAAGAACTTTTTGACGACGCGCGCAAGCCGGGCCGCTAG